From the genome of Jeotgalibacillus haloalkalitolerans, one region includes:
- a CDS encoding RNA polymerase sigma factor: MNEMSKQQSEKPAEHYEEFKQLFSDHKKHVFAMALSVLRDFELAEDVMQEVFIKLFQHMKYNDISNTKAWLISVSRNTALDLYRKKRRELTGFDEAYFEQVPYLSEDPLDKIVLAKYLALLNAEERQIVVMKDISGLKHREIAKILDIPLGTAIWKYNRALKNMKKSVE; this comes from the coding sequence ATGAATGAGATGAGTAAACAACAATCAGAAAAACCGGCTGAACATTATGAGGAGTTTAAGCAATTATTCAGTGATCATAAAAAGCATGTATTTGCGATGGCTTTATCGGTCTTAAGGGATTTTGAACTGGCTGAAGATGTTATGCAGGAAGTGTTTATTAAATTATTCCAGCATATGAAGTACAACGATATATCCAACACAAAAGCATGGTTAATCAGTGTTTCGAGAAATACTGCTCTTGATCTCTACCGGAAAAAAAGACGTGAGCTAACAGGTTTTGATGAAGCGTATTTTGAGCAGGTTCCTTATCTGAGTGAGGATCCTTTAGACAAAATCGTATTAGCGAAATACCTTGCCCTGCTTAACGCAGAAGAACGACAGATTGTCGTGATGAAGGATATTTCCGGATTAAAGCACAGAGAAATCGCGAAGATTCTCGATATTCCATTAGGTACGGCGATATGGAAATACAACAGGGCGCTGAAAAACATGAAAAAATCGGTTGAGTGA
- a CDS encoding DUF4179 domain-containing protein — protein sequence MNEKQIKKHLNQAIEKQVPDVWDELEQKLHNADLQHFKEPVSLNQVKVRKRKKFPGKLSLTAAICLIVFSTLTFTPALAALQEVYEQLFSSERIDDTGVRHAIEMGYGKEINQTYYDEENDITVRFEKIMTDDKETKLLVTYQSDRTDLEDYSIDLFEGDSKIYLIGQGEEKTELNDVGWGSSYYDAKENKVISALSFESIKQFEGKDIRLEIEDLTIYGKNSSDKVEALWPLDLTLDGAAVSERESVEVGKEFEFNHMTYRIKRVEYSALETRIVFTGDDTSVLTDPSGMRYEIIGELESQFLNARKIDKEYGYIVDEEKSGVFLRSAGKRVDPIFSKGEVQGEDDELILVFAPVEDRSDTVLEVGEEIEVSLSP from the coding sequence ATGAATGAAAAACAGATTAAAAAGCATTTAAACCAGGCAATTGAAAAGCAGGTTCCGGACGTCTGGGACGAATTGGAGCAAAAACTACATAACGCAGATCTGCAGCATTTTAAAGAACCTGTTTCACTCAATCAGGTTAAAGTTCGTAAAAGAAAAAAATTCCCGGGGAAATTAAGCCTTACTGCAGCGATCTGTTTAATTGTTTTCTCGACGCTCACGTTTACCCCCGCACTTGCAGCTCTGCAGGAAGTGTATGAGCAATTATTCTCAAGTGAGCGTATTGATGATACCGGCGTAAGGCATGCAATAGAAATGGGATACGGTAAAGAAATTAATCAGACATATTATGATGAAGAAAATGATATCACGGTCCGCTTTGAAAAGATTATGACTGACGATAAAGAAACTAAATTACTGGTTACCTATCAGAGCGACCGGACGGATTTAGAGGATTATTCTATCGATCTCTTTGAAGGAGACAGTAAAATTTACTTAATTGGGCAAGGTGAAGAAAAGACGGAATTGAATGATGTGGGCTGGGGAAGCAGTTATTACGATGCCAAAGAAAACAAAGTAATCAGCGCATTGTCATTTGAATCCATTAAGCAGTTTGAAGGGAAAGATATCCGATTAGAAATAGAAGATCTGACCATTTACGGTAAAAACTCCAGTGATAAGGTTGAAGCGTTATGGCCGCTTGATCTTACCCTGGATGGAGCAGCCGTTTCAGAAAGGGAATCAGTTGAAGTGGGTAAGGAATTTGAATTTAATCATATGACTTATCGTATCAAACGGGTTGAATATTCAGCATTGGAGACGCGTATTGTGTTCACAGGTGATGACACCAGTGTGCTGACTGATCCCAGCGGAATGAGATATGAAATCATAGGTGAATTGGAGAGTCAGTTTTTAAATGCCAGGAAAATAGATAAGGAATACGGATATATTGTAGATGAGGAAAAATCCGGTGTGTTTTTAAGATCAGCCGGCAAGCGGGTGGATCCGATCTTCAGTAAAGGTGAAGTTCAGGGAGAAGACGATGAGCTGATTTTAGTTTTCGCTCCGGTTGAGGATCGGTCTGACACGGTTCTTGAGGTTGGGGAAGAGATTGAGGTTTCGTTGAGTCCCTGA
- a CDS encoding S8 family serine peptidase: MKKSRSIAMSLLLAASLAVPAGASAAPDQQSNNAEKFRVYVEVSGESAQKTKASLQKQYDSRWELSANGFSTDMNEAQFNALQNNKNLKLTKVDEVSVDALRNNENVTNAFAAPADQTPWGIEAIYNDANVGATSGGSGINVAVLDTGVFTGHHDLQGTVEQCKDFTQATPLVNGSCNDVDGHGTHVAGSVLADGGSDGSGVYGVAPDADLWAYKVLGDDGSGYSDDIAAAIRHTADQAVATGTNTVINMSLGSSANSPLIEDAVNYAYDKGVLVVAAAGNSGFRVGSIGYPGALENAIAVAALENRFENGTYRVADFSSRGVRKGDGDYLIQEGDVEISAPGAAIFSTWPNGGYNTISGTSMASPHVAGLAAKVWAENPGFSHVQLRTELQNRAKANDILGGRSAAVGDDLASGFGFAKVN, encoded by the coding sequence ATGAAGAAATCAAGAAGTATCGCAATGAGTCTATTACTTGCAGCAAGTCTGGCAGTACCAGCAGGGGCAAGTGCTGCGCCGGATCAGCAGTCAAATAATGCTGAAAAATTCCGCGTATATGTTGAGGTATCTGGAGAGTCAGCTCAAAAAACGAAAGCTTCATTGCAGAAGCAATATGATTCTCGCTGGGAGCTGAGTGCCAACGGATTTTCAACTGATATGAATGAGGCGCAATTTAACGCCCTTCAAAACAATAAGAATCTGAAACTGACAAAGGTGGACGAGGTGTCTGTGGATGCGCTCAGAAACAATGAAAATGTGACAAATGCATTCGCTGCACCGGCAGACCAGACGCCATGGGGCATTGAAGCAATTTATAACGATGCCAACGTAGGAGCAACGTCTGGTGGTTCAGGCATTAATGTAGCTGTGCTGGATACAGGCGTATTCACTGGTCACCACGACCTTCAGGGTACAGTTGAGCAGTGTAAAGACTTCACACAGGCTACTCCACTTGTAAACGGATCATGTAACGATGTAGATGGTCACGGCACGCACGTTGCAGGTTCTGTTCTTGCAGATGGCGGCAGTGATGGTTCAGGCGTATACGGCGTAGCACCGGATGCTGACCTGTGGGCTTACAAAGTACTTGGTGATGACGGCTCAGGTTACTCAGATGATATCGCAGCGGCTATCCGCCACACAGCTGATCAGGCAGTTGCAACAGGTACAAATACTGTGATTAACATGTCTCTTGGTTCATCAGCAAACAGCCCGCTGATTGAGGATGCAGTGAACTATGCATACGATAAAGGCGTTCTTGTTGTAGCGGCAGCAGGTAACTCAGGATTCCGCGTAGGTTCAATCGGCTACCCTGGCGCACTTGAAAATGCAATTGCAGTCGCAGCGCTTGAAAACAGATTTGAAAACGGTACATACCGTGTCGCAGATTTCTCTTCAAGAGGCGTACGTAAAGGTGATGGAGACTACCTGATTCAGGAAGGTGACGTTGAAATCTCAGCTCCAGGTGCAGCGATTTTCTCAACATGGCCAAATGGCGGTTATAACACAATCAGCGGTACATCAATGGCTTCTCCACACGTAGCAGGACTTGCAGCAAAAGTATGGGCAGAAAACCCTGGCTTCTCTCACGTCCAGCTTCGTACTGAGCTTCAGAACCGTGCAAAAGCAAATGACATCCTCGGCGGACGCAGTGCTGCTGTTGGTGATGACTTAGCTTCTGGATTTGGTTTTGCGAAAGTGAATTAA
- a CDS encoding DinB/UmuC family translesion DNA polymerase codes for MEVDYSLEKKKEILCVDMRSFYASCTAVELGQDPLTCKIAIIGNQEQKGSVVLAASPRAKSEHGIRTGTRRHEIPNISDLQLIEPDMGQYLRLSTEITKIFTRFVPKENIHVYSVDESFIQVDGTSSLWGGPHAVAQKISDDMMREFGLPCAIGIGPNMLIAKLCLDLEAKKKGICEWTFEDIPKKLWPLQPLSAMWGIGRQLEKRLNRMGIYSVGDLAAHDLSHLESVFGVMGNQLYYHAHGIDRSEIGAPIIQGQVSYGKSQILLRDYNKIEEIEAVLLEMCEEVARRARNKHLGGRTIHLGVGYSKRTPIKSFHRSKSLDKPTSITMEIYEVCLEILHDNLQPFPVRKISISLTNLADDSALQLDLFNPGREKVHRLGYVMDDVRQRFGSTALLRAISYTEGGTTRRRSRLIGGHISKKSMS; via the coding sequence ATGGAAGTTGACTATTCGCTTGAAAAGAAAAAAGAAATTCTCTGCGTTGATATGCGAAGCTTTTATGCCAGCTGTACGGCAGTGGAGCTTGGTCAGGATCCATTGACATGCAAAATTGCGATTATCGGCAACCAGGAGCAAAAGGGCAGTGTCGTGCTTGCTGCGTCTCCGCGTGCAAAAAGTGAACACGGTATCAGAACCGGCACAAGACGTCATGAGATCCCCAACATCAGTGACCTTCAATTAATTGAACCGGATATGGGACAGTACCTCAGACTGTCCACTGAAATCACGAAAATTTTTACAAGGTTCGTTCCAAAAGAAAATATACATGTCTACAGTGTAGACGAAAGCTTTATTCAGGTGGATGGCACCTCTTCATTATGGGGAGGACCGCATGCTGTTGCTCAAAAGATCTCTGATGATATGATGCGGGAATTTGGCCTGCCATGTGCAATTGGTATAGGTCCTAATATGCTGATCGCAAAGCTTTGCCTTGATCTGGAAGCGAAAAAGAAGGGTATCTGTGAATGGACGTTTGAGGATATTCCGAAGAAGCTTTGGCCGCTTCAGCCACTTTCAGCCATGTGGGGGATCGGGCGTCAGCTTGAAAAACGATTAAACAGAATGGGCATTTACTCAGTTGGAGATCTCGCGGCCCATGATTTGAGCCATCTTGAATCAGTATTTGGTGTGATGGGGAATCAGCTGTACTATCACGCACATGGCATTGACCGCTCCGAGATCGGTGCGCCGATTATTCAGGGACAGGTGAGCTATGGAAAGAGTCAGATCCTCCTCAGAGACTACAATAAAATAGAAGAAATTGAGGCAGTGCTGCTGGAAATGTGTGAGGAAGTAGCGAGAAGAGCGAGAAATAAACACTTAGGCGGTCGGACAATTCATTTAGGTGTCGGGTACAGCAAGCGCACACCGATCAAATCATTTCACCGTTCAAAGTCACTGGATAAGCCGACATCTATTACAATGGAGATTTACGAAGTCTGTCTTGAAATCCTCCATGATAACCTGCAGCCATTTCCAGTCAGGAAAATTTCAATCTCACTAACCAACCTGGCAGATGACTCAGCTCTGCAGCTTGATCTGTTCAATCCGGGACGCGAAAAAGTTCACCGGCTCGGCTATGTGATGGATGATGTACGTCAGCGATTCGGGTCTACTGCATTACTAAGGGCGATTTCCTACACGGAAGGCGGTACGACAAGAAGAAGGTCAAGATTAATTGGGGGGCATATTTCGAAGAAGTCGATGAGTTGA
- a CDS encoding SCO family protein, with product MKKWITACFALLILQGCSSGVNLDEHFSLNGEVTDLQAVNQSEEPFHTDDMEDQIWLTAFIFTNCDTVCMPMTYNMSELQDQLDEKDLNYQFVSFTIDPERDTPEVLQSYGEQFEVNFDNWDFVSGYEQEDVELFANRGFLSPAARVEGSDQFVHSTSLYLMVGDRILEQYEMSVDVPYEEIVEAVELLQDY from the coding sequence ATGAAAAAATGGATCACAGCATGCTTTGCACTGCTGATCCTGCAGGGATGTTCATCCGGGGTTAACCTGGATGAACATTTTTCTCTAAACGGGGAAGTCACTGACCTGCAGGCAGTCAATCAAAGCGAAGAACCTTTTCATACTGATGATATGGAAGATCAAATCTGGCTTACCGCTTTCATCTTCACAAACTGTGATACAGTCTGCATGCCGATGACCTATAACATGTCAGAGCTGCAGGATCAGCTGGATGAAAAAGATCTGAACTATCAGTTTGTTTCTTTCACGATTGATCCTGAAAGAGATACGCCAGAAGTTCTACAGTCATATGGAGAACAGTTTGAAGTGAATTTCGACAACTGGGATTTCGTATCGGGGTATGAACAGGAAGACGTTGAACTGTTTGCTAACAGAGGATTTCTGTCCCCTGCTGCGCGCGTGGAGGGATCTGATCAGTTTGTGCATAGTACGTCCCTTTATCTGATGGTGGGTGATCGGATACTTGAGCAGTATGAGATGTCGGTGGATGTGCCTTATGAGGAGATTGTTGAGGCGGTTGAGTTGTTGCAGGATTACTGA
- a CDS encoding ABC transporter substrate-binding protein: MKKNLSALFFLAAILVLSACGSDSSSGGSKDEVVIGYFPNIDHVPAMIAKEKQYFEEELGEGVEVSYKTFPDGGAFMTALKTGDIDAGFVGPGPVMNNYANGADVKILAGASSGGTVVVASEQSGIESLEDLGDHTFITPGVGCTHDVQMETFLKEQGITSARIGGTLKHVTGNPAQYQAMFESGKVDLAAVPEPWASTLVANGAKIIVDTDEIAYGTTLPNTVLVTSGKLIEEQGELVDQITAAHEKSIEFINENPEEAQTIAVDSIEEITNQRMDESIIASAWERVTYTTEVNAEVIQAFADSSHDLQFLKEKPEFDELVVPQDTEVGSAQ; the protein is encoded by the coding sequence ATGAAAAAGAATCTTAGTGCACTATTTTTTCTGGCTGCAATACTGGTACTATCAGCCTGCGGATCAGACAGCTCATCAGGTGGCAGCAAGGATGAAGTTGTGATTGGCTATTTCCCGAATATTGACCACGTTCCTGCGATGATCGCAAAAGAAAAGCAGTACTTTGAAGAAGAACTGGGTGAAGGTGTAGAAGTATCATACAAAACATTTCCTGATGGCGGTGCATTTATGACAGCACTGAAAACAGGTGATATTGATGCAGGATTTGTCGGCCCCGGTCCTGTCATGAATAACTACGCAAACGGTGCGGATGTTAAAATTCTTGCCGGTGCATCATCAGGTGGTACTGTTGTAGTAGCCAGTGAACAAAGTGGAATTGAAAGCTTAGAAGATTTAGGTGACCATACATTTATTACACCGGGCGTTGGCTGTACACATGATGTTCAAATGGAAACATTCCTGAAAGAACAAGGCATCACATCAGCACGGATTGGCGGTACACTGAAGCACGTAACAGGTAACCCGGCACAGTATCAGGCAATGTTCGAATCAGGTAAAGTTGACCTTGCAGCCGTACCTGAGCCATGGGCTTCTACACTCGTAGCAAACGGCGCAAAAATCATCGTGGATACAGATGAGATTGCCTATGGAACAACTTTACCGAATACGGTTTTAGTGACCAGCGGCAAGCTGATTGAAGAACAAGGGGAACTGGTTGACCAGATTACAGCAGCGCATGAAAAGAGCATTGAATTTATTAACGAAAACCCTGAAGAAGCACAAACAATCGCAGTTGACTCGATCGAAGAAATCACAAACCAGCGCATGGATGAGTCAATCATTGCAAGTGCATGGGAGCGCGTAACTTATACAACTGAAGTCAATGCAGAGGTGATTCAGGCCTTCGCTGACTCTTCACATGATCTGCAATTCCTGAAAGAAAAGCCTGAGTTTGATGAATTAGTTGTTCCACAGGACACAGAAGTAGGAAGTGCACAGTAA
- a CDS encoding ABC transporter permease — protein MQPAVKRIIFYVLLFSIWQGAVYVFDVSPSLLPAPTDVFASLYEGFSNLTLVYDLAASFRRLFIGLAIALVLGLLLGVLLAKSKTADETLGSLILALQSVPSIVWLPLAIMWFGLNEMAVIFIVVLGATIVMTINVRTGIMNVPPLFIKAAKTMNYRGFRLFRKVTIPASIPYAVTGIRLAWAFAWRALMAGELLSTGPGLGYSLRFASDFGDMSRVIAIMLMIMLIGIIVDLLFFQRVEKKVLKKWGLATD, from the coding sequence ATGCAGCCAGCCGTTAAGAGAATTATTTTTTACGTACTACTGTTTTCCATATGGCAGGGTGCTGTCTACGTATTTGACGTATCACCATCACTTCTGCCGGCACCAACAGATGTTTTCGCTTCATTATATGAAGGGTTCAGTAATCTTACACTGGTCTATGACCTCGCAGCCAGCTTCAGACGATTATTTATCGGTCTTGCCATTGCACTTGTGCTGGGACTTTTACTCGGTGTGCTGCTGGCAAAGTCAAAAACAGCTGATGAAACACTTGGTTCTCTGATCCTGGCACTACAGTCAGTACCCAGTATCGTTTGGCTACCACTTGCAATTATGTGGTTTGGCCTGAATGAAATGGCCGTCATCTTTATTGTTGTACTTGGTGCAACGATTGTGATGACGATTAATGTCCGCACGGGGATCATGAATGTTCCTCCGCTTTTCATAAAAGCAGCAAAGACAATGAATTACAGAGGCTTCAGGTTATTCCGTAAAGTAACGATTCCTGCTTCTATCCCGTACGCAGTGACTGGTATCCGCCTCGCGTGGGCATTTGCCTGGCGCGCACTGATGGCCGGTGAGCTGCTCAGCACGGGCCCTGGACTTGGTTACTCCTTACGTTTCGCATCAGATTTTGGAGATATGAGCCGCGTCATCGCGATCATGCTCATGATTATGTTAATTGGTATTATTGTCGACTTACTGTTTTTCCAGCGTGTTGAAAAGAAAGTCCTTAAAAAATGGGGACTGGCAACAGATTAA
- a CDS encoding ABC transporter ATP-binding protein, which yields MFLSMNNVHKSFTNNGKTELVLSNIQLDVKEGEFVSILGPSGCGKSTLLSIVAGLAHATEGSIELEGKTIKGPGKERGMVFQQAALFPWLTVEENVMFPLLPDMSKKEAQQKAQKYLQMVQLGAYTKHSPHEISGGMQQRVAIARALAMDPALLLMDEPFGALDEQTRSRLHEIVEKIFLETKKTILFVTHSIAESLKLSDRIVVMGTQPGTILEVIELNFPRPRSQSKEELLYYEEKIQALLKSEIDKVTEKEQKNAASR from the coding sequence TTGTTTTTATCAATGAACAATGTACATAAGTCTTTTACGAACAATGGGAAGACTGAGCTTGTACTTTCAAATATTCAGCTGGATGTAAAAGAAGGCGAGTTTGTTTCGATTTTAGGACCATCAGGCTGCGGTAAGTCTACGCTGCTCTCAATTGTTGCCGGCCTTGCACATGCAACGGAAGGATCGATTGAGCTTGAAGGTAAAACAATTAAAGGACCGGGAAAGGAACGCGGCATGGTGTTCCAGCAGGCTGCTTTGTTTCCATGGCTGACGGTTGAAGAGAACGTGATGTTCCCGCTTTTACCTGATATGTCTAAAAAGGAAGCGCAGCAAAAAGCTCAGAAATATTTACAAATGGTGCAGCTGGGTGCCTACACAAAGCACTCACCACATGAGATATCTGGCGGGATGCAGCAGCGTGTAGCAATTGCACGGGCACTTGCGATGGACCCGGCACTGCTTTTAATGGATGAACCGTTCGGGGCACTCGATGAGCAGACGCGTTCACGGCTGCATGAGATTGTGGAAAAGATCTTTCTTGAGACAAAGAAGACGATTCTTTTTGTCACGCACAGTATTGCAGAATCATTGAAGCTGTCTGACCGGATTGTAGTTATGGGTACACAGCCGGGCACAATTCTGGAAGTCATTGAACTTAACTTCCCGAGACCCCGGTCTCAATCAAAGGAAGAGCTTCTCTATTATGAAGAAAAAATACAGGCGTTATTGAAATCTGAAATTGATAAGGTAACGGAAAAGGAGCAGAAAAATGCAGCCAGCCGTTAA
- a CDS encoding LacI family DNA-binding transcriptional regulator, which produces MANIRDVANKSNVSIATVSRILNGDKNLVVLEETRQRVLDAIEELEYKPIGGRGRKKQHQIVLPKRKIGLLTWNSEEDDKADPYFKEIIFGIEDKAKELNMDIVSTHRLRQWKQDDQLEGMEGIIVIGKSSAADIAGIFPGNNIVFIDQSPEKHQFDSVRPDLEQATEEALEHLMSLGHRSIGFIGGREFKERLLSKKLEVHDARFTHFRRYMLERDLYREEYAFLGNDDVGDWTTKAGYELMKKAIAQKRLPTAFFIASDPMAIGAMRALHEAGYRVPEDVSLASVDDIDFALYVTPPLTTTRLFSRQIGMSAVQLLKERIEGREVPLTITVSTELKIRQSTGKKES; this is translated from the coding sequence TTGGCAAATATTAGAGATGTGGCAAACAAATCCAACGTATCCATTGCAACGGTTTCAAGAATTCTGAATGGAGATAAAAACCTGGTTGTACTAGAAGAAACAAGGCAGCGGGTGCTGGATGCAATTGAAGAGCTTGAGTATAAACCCATCGGTGGACGTGGAAGAAAGAAGCAGCACCAGATTGTACTTCCTAAAAGAAAGATTGGCCTACTGACGTGGAATTCTGAAGAAGATGACAAGGCAGATCCTTACTTCAAGGAAATTATTTTTGGAATCGAAGATAAAGCGAAGGAGCTGAATATGGATATTGTCTCAACGCATCGCCTGAGACAGTGGAAGCAGGATGACCAGCTTGAAGGGATGGAAGGCATTATCGTCATAGGTAAATCAAGTGCTGCGGATATTGCTGGAATCTTTCCGGGAAACAATATTGTATTTATTGATCAGAGTCCTGAAAAACATCAGTTTGATTCTGTCAGACCTGACCTTGAGCAGGCGACAGAGGAGGCGCTCGAACATTTAATGTCACTTGGTCACAGGAGTATCGGGTTTATCGGCGGAAGAGAGTTCAAAGAGCGGCTTCTATCGAAAAAACTTGAAGTACATGATGCGCGTTTTACTCATTTTAGACGGTATATGCTTGAGCGGGATTTATACCGGGAAGAGTATGCGTTTCTTGGTAATGATGATGTAGGGGACTGGACGACAAAAGCAGGTTATGAACTGATGAAGAAAGCAATTGCACAAAAGCGTCTGCCTACAGCATTTTTTATCGCAAGTGACCCAATGGCGATTGGGGCAATGCGTGCGCTTCATGAGGCAGGTTACAGGGTGCCGGAGGATGTTTCGCTTGCCAGTGTTGATGATATAGATTTTGCGCTTTATGTTACACCACCTCTCACGACAACGCGTCTTTTCAGCCGTCAGATCGGAATGTCCGCTGTGCAGCTGCTGAAGGAGCGGATAGAAGGTCGTGAAGTCCCTCTTACGATCACGGTATCAACAGAGTTGAAGATCAGACAGTCTACTGGAAAAAAAGAATCTTAA
- a CDS encoding ABC transporter substrate-binding protein, translating into MKKSAFVVSVAAAAVLAACGGNGGSGDGEVTLEFFQYKQEAVGTFDELIAKFEEENPGITVEQNNVPESDTVLLSRLTQNDVPDVISVNGGVMYGELVRAGVLTEVTDHEALDGINDEYSDMIARIAGSEVEGHYGFPHTVNANGVIYNKTMFEELGLEIPQTWDEFIALAEEIKSAGETPFYSTYGEAWTILPPLNSLASNIQPDDFYEQLEAGETSFSEEYGEVADKLQQLLEYTENDVFGSDYSRGNMEFAQGEAAMYMQGIWAIGQVQEANPDIELGVFPLPATNNAEENRLVSGVDLVLATAEDGDHPEEAQKFVEFLLEEENLQLYIDQQRLFSAVEGPEQTDEAISELQPVFEEGRITSFADHYYPQGFGIDTMFQNFLLEGDKAALLNELDSEYERLSGQ; encoded by the coding sequence ATGAAAAAATCAGCATTTGTAGTATCAGTAGCTGCAGCAGCAGTACTTGCAGCATGTGGAGGAAATGGCGGGAGTGGCGATGGGGAAGTGACACTGGAGTTTTTTCAGTATAAACAGGAAGCAGTCGGCACATTTGATGAACTGATTGCAAAGTTTGAAGAGGAAAACCCGGGCATCACAGTTGAGCAAAACAATGTGCCGGAATCAGATACAGTCCTTCTGTCTCGTCTGACACAGAATGATGTGCCGGATGTGATTAGCGTAAATGGCGGGGTGATGTATGGGGAGCTTGTCAGAGCAGGCGTACTGACTGAAGTCACTGATCATGAAGCGCTTGACGGTATTAATGATGAATATTCAGATATGATCGCAAGGATTGCAGGCAGCGAAGTTGAGGGTCATTACGGCTTTCCACACACAGTAAATGCGAACGGCGTGATTTACAATAAAACAATGTTTGAAGAACTCGGACTTGAAATTCCACAGACGTGGGACGAGTTTATTGCATTGGCTGAAGAAATTAAAAGCGCAGGAGAGACACCATTCTACTCCACGTATGGTGAAGCATGGACAATCCTCCCTCCATTAAATAGTCTGGCATCTAATATTCAGCCTGATGATTTCTATGAACAGCTGGAAGCCGGAGAGACATCATTCTCTGAAGAGTATGGTGAAGTTGCTGATAAGCTGCAGCAGCTGCTTGAGTATACGGAAAATGATGTGTTTGGATCGGATTACAGCAGAGGGAATATGGAATTTGCACAGGGAGAAGCTGCGATGTATATGCAGGGGATCTGGGCGATCGGACAGGTGCAGGAAGCTAACCCTGATATAGAACTTGGTGTGTTCCCGCTACCGGCGACGAATAATGCTGAAGAAAACAGACTTGTATCCGGCGTTGATCTTGTACTTGCAACTGCAGAAGATGGGGATCACCCGGAAGAAGCACAAAAGTTTGTTGAATTCCTGCTTGAAGAGGAAAATCTGCAGCTTTACATTGATCAGCAAAGACTGTTCTCAGCAGTTGAAGGACCGGAGCAGACGGATGAAGCCATTAGTGAACTGCAGCCGGTATTTGAAGAGGGAAGAATTACTTCATTTGCTGACCATTACTACCCTCAGGGATTTGGAATCGATACAATGTTCCAGAATTTCCTGCTTGAAGGGGACAAGGCAGCATTGCTTAATGAGCTTGATTCAGAGTACGAAAGGTTATCAGGTCAATAA
- a CDS encoding carbohydrate ABC transporter permease — protein MKKKPSVYVWMLLPAVILFFSFHTLPVLQGIFYSFTNFRGYGVWEFVGLDNYIRIFNDRNALNAYGFTFQFAIVSTILVNIISLVIALGLNAKIKFHKTLRGIYFMPNILSILIVGFIFNYIFSIFIPEIAENTGLTGLTTSILGSPDHAWIAIVIVAVWQAAAFNTILYLAGLATIPQDLYEASALDGASKWQEFWKITFPLIAPFFTINMVLAMKNFLMVFDHIVALTGGGPGRATQSISLLIYQDGFAGGQFAYQSANAVIYFVVIVTISVFQIRILQKREVQL, from the coding sequence ATGAAGAAAAAGCCGTCTGTATATGTCTGGATGCTGCTTCCGGCGGTCATTCTGTTCTTCAGCTTTCATACGCTTCCTGTGCTGCAGGGGATCTTCTACAGTTTTACGAATTTCAGAGGTTACGGAGTATGGGAGTTTGTCGGACTTGATAATTACATTAGAATTTTCAATGACCGTAATGCGCTGAATGCATACGGATTTACGTTTCAATTTGCAATTGTTTCAACCATCCTTGTAAATATTATCAGTCTGGTCATTGCACTCGGACTGAATGCAAAAATAAAGTTTCATAAAACTTTGCGCGGTATCTACTTTATGCCGAACATTTTAAGTATCTTGATCGTTGGCTTTATTTTTAACTATATCTTTTCTATTTTCATTCCGGAAATTGCTGAAAACACTGGCCTTACCGGTTTAACGACGAGTATTCTGGGAAGCCCGGATCATGCCTGGATTGCTATCGTGATTGTAGCGGTTTGGCAGGCGGCTGCATTTAATACAATTCTCTATTTGGCTGGGCTCGCAACGATTCCACAGGACTTATATGAAGCCTCGGCACTTGATGGTGCCAGCAAATGGCAGGAGTTCTGGAAGATTACGTTCCCGCTGATCGCGCCATTCTTTACGATCAACATGGTACTTGCGATGAAAAACTTTCTGATGGTGTTTGACCATATCGTCGCATTGACAGGCGGAGGTCCTGGACGGGCTACACAATCTATTTCACTGCTCATTTATCAGGACGGTTTTGCCGGAGGACAGTTCGCTTACCAATCTGCTAATGCAGTCATTTACTTTGTGGTCATCGTGACAATCTCAGTGTTCCAAATCCGTATTCTTCAAAAACGGGAGGTGCAGCTGTAA